One Cucurbita pepo subsp. pepo cultivar mu-cu-16 chromosome LG20, ASM280686v2, whole genome shotgun sequence genomic window carries:
- the LOC111782999 gene encoding GDSL esterase/lipase At1g71250-like has translation MIIQPPRLAASAALLLLLVVFLRCSDETVSETNGVPAIFVFGDSLVDVGNNNFLRSVARANYYPYGIDFLSGPTGRFSNGRTVIDMFVDMFGIPNAPEFANPNTTGVGILHGVNYASAAAGILDETGRHYGERYSLSQQVVNFESTLNELRRSMGSWNLSRYLSKSLAFLVFGSNDYINNYLLPELYTSRFRYTPNQFANLLLNRYSRQLLALQSVGLRKFVVAGVGPLGCIPNQRASGAATPGRCVDNVNKMLGAFNEGLRSLVTQLNSQHPESTFVYVNVYAIFGDILNNPDTYGFRVVDTACCGVGLNRGQITCLPLQFPCLYRNEYVFWDAFHPTEAASAILAGRAFRGPPSDSYPINVRQLALI, from the exons ATGATCATCCAGCCACCTCGTTTGGCCGCCTCCGCCGCCCTGCTCCTCCTCCTAGTCGTCTTCCTCCGATGCTCGGACGAGACGGTTTCAGAGACAAATGGGGTTCCGGCGATTTTCGTGTTCGGCGACTCTCTTGTGGATGTTGGCAACAATAATTTTCTCCGATCAGTTGCTAGAGCCAATTATTATCCTTATGGGATTGATTTTCTTTCGGGTCCTACCGGGAGGTTTTCTAATGGACGAACCGTTATAGATATGTTTG TGGACATGTTTGGAATTCCGAACGCTCCGGAATTTGCGAATCCGAACACCACCGGAGTTGGAATACTCCACGGCGTCAACTATGCTTCGGCTGCTGCTGGAATCCTCGACGAGACTGGCAGACATTAC GGCGAGAGGTACAGCCTGAGCCAGCAAGTGGTGAATTTTGAAAGCACTTTGAATGAGTTAAGGAGATCAATGGGGAGTTGGAATCTGAGTCGTTATTTATCAAAATCCTTAGCCTTTTTGGTGTTTGGAAGCAACGATTACATTAACAACTACCTGTTGCCGGAGCTCTACACTTCCCGCTTCAGATATACCCCTAATCAATTCGCTAACCTTCTCCTAAACCGATATTCTCGCCAGCTTCTA GCGCTTCAGAGCGTAGGGTTGAGAAAGTTCGTGGTGGCAGGAGTGGGGCCGTTGGGCTGCATCCCGAACCAGAGGGCTTCTGGCGCAGCCACTCCAGGGCGGTGCGTTGATAATGTGAACAAGATGCTGGGGGCTTTCAACGAGGGGCTAAGATCGCTAGTAACCCAGCTGAACAGCCAGCACCCTGAATCCACCTTCGTCTACGTCAATGTGTATGCCATTTTTGGCGATATCTTGAACAACCCTGATACCTACG GGTTTCGAGTTGTGGACACGGCGTGCTGTGGAGTAGGGCTAAACAGAGGGCAAATAACATGTTTGCCTCTGCAATTTCCATGCCTTTACAGGAATGAGTACGTGTTTTGGGATGCATTTCACCCAACAGAAGCAGCCTCCGCCATTCTTGCTGGTCGAGCTTTCAGAGGTCCACCCTCCGATTCCTACCCCATCAATGTCCGTCAGCTGGCCCTCATCTGA
- the LOC111783562 gene encoding protein PLASTID TRANSCRIPTIONALLY ACTIVE 14 has translation MANSISFHQPTHRFISCPQVKDFRSFSSPRFSNYPSTSPKSRLRPIKAATETAAFPLLQPPKADESSPSELEPADPDFYKIGFVRSMRAYGIEFKEGPDGFGVYASKDVEPLRRARVIMEIPLELMLTISQKLPWMFFPDIIPVGHPIFDIINSTNPETDWDLRLACLLLYAFDRDDNFWQLYGDFLPSIDECTSLLLASEEELLELQDPNLASTIRDQQHRALDFWERNWHSGVPLKIKRLARDPKRFIWAVSIAQSRCINMQTRIGALVQDANMLIPYADMLNHSFRPNCFFHWRFKDRMLEVMINAGQQIKKGQEMTVNYMNGQTNDMFLQRYGFSSPVNPWDMIEFSGNARIHLDSFLSVFNIAGLPDGYYYNGRLSNEEDTFVDGAVIAAARSLPSWSDGDIPPSPSRERKAVKELQEECQRMLAAFPTTSEQDQKILDSMPQATRTLEASIKYRLHRKLFMEKVIKALDVYQERILF, from the exons ATGGCGAATTCTATCTCCTTCCATCAGCCCACTCATCGCTTCATCTCCTGCCCGCAG GTGAAGGATTTCCGATCTTTCTCCTCGCCAAGATTCAGTAACTATCCGTCCACTTCCCCTAAAAGCAGATTGCGGCCGATTAAAGCTGCAACCGAAACCGCCGCATTTCCTCTTCTACAACCTCCGAAAGCCGACGAATCTTCTCCTTCTGAG TTGGAACCAGCAGACCCTGATTTCTATAAGATAGGATTTGTTAGAAGTATGCGAGCTTATGGAATCGAATTCAAAGAAGGACCTGATGGGTTTGGTGTATATGCTTCCAAAGATGTTGAACCTCTTCGCCGTGCTAGG GTAATCATGGAAATTCCATTAGAACTAATGTTAACCATAAGCCAGAAACTCCCCTGGATGTTTTTCCCTGATATAATTCCAGTGGGTCATCCGATATTCGATATAATTAATTCGACAAATCCAGAG ACTGATTGGGATTTAAGGTTAGCGTGTCTTCTGCTGTATGCATTTGATCGAGATGACAACTTTTGGCAGCTCTATGGTGATTTTCTACCAAGTATTGACGAATGTACAAGCTTACTTCTAGCCTCCGAG GAAGAACTTTTGGAGCTACAGgatccaaatcttgcttcaaCCATCAGAGACCAGCAGCATCGTGCTTTAGATTTCTGGGAAAGGAACTGG CACAGTGGTGTACCCCTTAAAATTAAGCGGCTTGCTCGAGATCCTAAAAGATTCATTTGGGCTGTGAGTATAGCACAATCACGATGCATAAACATGCAAACAAGGATCGGAGCTTTAGTACAAGATGCAAATATGCTAATTCCTTATGCTG ATATGCTGAATCATTCTTTCCGACCAAACTGTTTTTTCCACTGGCGTTTTAAGGATCGGATGCTTGAGGTGATGATAAATGCTGGGCAGCAGATCAAAAAAGGGCAAGAG ATGACAGTCAATTACATGAATGGCCAAACGAACGACATGTTTCTGCAGAGATATGGTTTTTCATCTCCTGTG AACCCTTGGGATATGATCGAGTTCTCCGGGAATGCGCGTATTCACTTAGATTCGTTCTTATCAGTTTTCAACATAGCTGGGCTTCCTGATGGTTATTACTACAATG GTCGGTTATCGAACGAGGAAGATACATTCGTTGACGGAGCGGTAATTGCAGCAGCAAGATCTCTGCCTTCATGGTCAGATGGAGATATCCCACCTAGCCCAAGCAGGGAGAGGAAAGCAGTTAAAGAGTTACAAGAAGAATGCCAACGGATGCTCGCAGCATTCCCGACCACATCAGAACAAGACCAAAAAATCCTAG ATTCTATGCCACAAGCTACAAGAACGCTAGAAGCCTCGATCAA ATACAGATTGCACCGAAAGTTGTTCATGGAGAAAGTGATCAAGGCATTGGATGTTTATCAAGAACGGATACTGTTCTAG
- the LOC111782996 gene encoding cationic amino acid transporter 5 yields the protein MPISIESRMGDDIVQQQRSYWWRWSKQDFLPEESFQSLSNYRTALSQTWFRFMDRLQSRSFDENEIGELRKRSENEMKRCLTWWDLTWFGFGAVIGAGIFVLTGQEANKHAGPAIVLSYVASGVSAMLSVFCYTEFAVEIPVAGGSFAYLRIELGDFAAFITAGNILLESIVGTAAVARAWTSYLTSLLDRPDNSLRIHTNLKDGFNLLDPIAVGVLTIAATIAMISTRKTSYLNWIASAVNTVVILFVIIAGFVHADKSNLTPFMPFGVKGVFQAAAIVYFAYGGFDNIATMAEETKNPSKDIPLGLLGSMSVITVIYCLMALSLSMMQKYTDINPDAAYSVAFESVGMKWAKYLVALGALKGMTTVLLVGALGQGRYITHIARAHMIPPWFALVHPKTGTPINATLLITVASGSVAFFSSLDVLASLLSVSTLFVFMMMAVALLVRRYYARGVTPRSHQLKLFILLITIIASSMATSAYWGLYSNGWVGYVVTVPIWFLGTLGISLLLPMQRKPKVWGVPLVPWLPSLSIATNVFLMGSLGPEAFERFGICTLVMLIYYVFFGLHATYDMAHQDDKLMTQKQINEETTPSAGP from the coding sequence ATGCCCATTTCCATAGAAAGCAGAATGGGCGACGATATTGTTCAGCAGCAGAGAAGCTATTGGTGGAGATGGAGCAAACAAGATTTCTTGCCGGAAGAATCCTTCCAGAGTTTGAGCAATTACCGGACTGCTCTGTCTCAGACATGGTTTCGATTCATGGACCGTCTTCAAAGCAGATCATTTGACGAAAATGAAATCGGGGAGCTAAGAAAACGAAGtgagaatgaaatgaaacgCTGCTTAACTTGGTGGGATCTCACCTGGTTTGGATTTGGGGCTGTAATTGGCGCAGGGATCTTCGTTCTTACCGGCCAAGAAGCCAATAAACATGCTGGACCAGCCATTGTTCTGTCCTATGTAGCTTCCGGTGTTTCTGCAATGCTCTCTGTTTTTTGCTATACAGAGTTCGCCGTTGAAATCCCAGTTGCAGGGGGCTCTTTTGCTTACCTGAGGATTGAATTGGGGGACTTTGCTGCTTTCATCACTGCTGGCAACATTCTCCTCGAGAGCATTGTCGGTACCGCCGCTGTCGCCCGAGCTTGGACTTCTTACTTAACCTCACTGCTGGACAGACCCGACAATTCGTTGCGTATCCACACGAATCTGAAAGATGGGTTCAATCTTCTTGACCCAATTGCTGTTGGGGTCTTGACGATCGCTGCAACGATAGCGATGATCAGCACGAGGAAAACTTCATACCTGAATTGGATTGCTTCTGCTGTTAATACAGTGGTGATTCTGTTTGTTATAATTGCTGGTTTCGTACATGCTGataaatcaaatttgactCCTTTTATGCCATTTGGGGTGAAAGGAGTGTTCCAAGCTGCTGCAATTGTGTACTTTGCATATGGAGGTTTTGATAACATTGCTACAATGGCTGAGGAAACTAAAAATCCATCAAAAGACATACCTTTGGGATTGTTGGGATCAATGTCGGTTATCACTGTGATATACTGTCTGATGGCTCTGTCGCTGAGTATGATGCAGAAGTATACTGATATCAACCCAGATGCAGCCTACTCTGTTGCCTTTGAGAGTGTTGGAATGAAATGGGCTAAGTATTTGGTGGCTCTTGGTGCTCTGAAGGGGATGACTACTGTTCTTCTGGTCGGGGCGCTCGGGCAAGGTCGGTATATAACGCACATTGCTCGAGCTCACATGATTCCTCCTTGGTTTGCTCTTGTTCATCCAAAGACTGGAACTCCGATTAATGCTACACTGTTGATTACCGTAGCAAGTGGTTCAGTTGCTTTCTTCTCTAGCTTGGATGTTCTGGCGAGCTTGTTGTCGGTCAGCACGCTGTTCGTCTTTATGATGATGGCCGTGGCACTTCTGGTCAGGAGATACTATGCAAGAGGGGTCACTCCACGGTCACACCAGTTGAAGCTTTTCATTCTACTGATAACCATCATTGCTTCCTCCATGGCAACTTCTGCATACTGGGGGCTTTACTCAAATGGTTGGGTAGGATACGTCGTGACCGTTCCCATATGGTTTCTAGGGACGTTGGGGATTTCATTGCTTCTGCCAATGCAAAGAAAGCCGAAAGTTTGGGGCGTACCGCTCGTGCCATGGCTGCCGAGTTTGTCGATTGCAACCAACGTCTTTCTCATGGGATCATTGGGTCCTGAGGCttttgaaagatttggaatctGCACACTCGTGATGCTTAtctattatgttttctttggTCTTCATGCAACCTATGATATGGCTCATCAAGACGACAAATTAATGACCCAAAAGCAGATCAATGAAGAAACCACGCCCAGTGCAGGACCTTAG
- the LOC111783000 gene encoding 28S ribosomal protein S33, mitochondrial — MATNSLKGMIAAALNKGVTEARARIFGHVLNPTGQRSTHKLLRKKLIGDKVAEWYPYDIKKDDPLIMARQEQERLSKLEMLKRRGKGPPKKGQGRRAAKRNK; from the exons ATGGCTACGAATAGCCTGAAGGGTATGATTGCTGCAGCACTCAATAAGGGAGTAACAGAAGCAAGGGCAAGGATATTTGGTCACGTACTTAACCCGACAGGTCAACGATCTACCCACAAGCTTCTGCGCAAAAAACTCATCGGTGACAAAGTAGCAGAGTGGTATCCATATGACATCAAGAAGGATGATCCTCTTATCATGGCTCGTCAAGAACAAGA GCGCTTGTCCAAGCTCGAAATGCTGAAGCGGCGCGGTAAGGGACCACCTAAGAAGGGTCAAGGCAGGCGTGCAGCCAAGCGCAACAAGTAG
- the LOC111783563 gene encoding pentatricopeptide repeat-containing protein At3g22470, mitochondrial-like: MKTIRQRLLPLHRRPLPPQLVHDQIPAIGTPFSSSSSSSVYDSAASKINTTLTQDELTKISLLLPRLCLDNHHSTAITLLDAALLTNLSLQSLPLSILSHSLASQSDFALTMSLLTRLNHHRNALLYSSPIITMLIFSYCKQRKFKEALKIFHWMLRPGSPCKPDERVYKTLIAGLCRKGMVLDALKILKNMIDSNLVPDYDLRSWVFRCLLREAMIGEATELSETLNSIGDRNTSEHLKKVSELLDGIINNWIE, from the coding sequence ATGAAGACGATAAGGCAACGGCTTCTTCCCCTCCACCGTCGTCCACTTCCACCGCAGCTCGTTCACGATCAAATTCCGGCCATTGGTACTCcattttcctcttcctcctcctcctccgttTATGATTCCGCAGCCAGTAAAATCAATACGACTCTTACCCAAGACGAGCTCACGAAGATCAGCCTCCTTCTTCCTCGTCTCTGCCTCGACAACCACCACTCCACCGCCATCACACTTCTGGATGCGGCGCTCCTCACTAATCTTTCACTTCAATCGCTTCCCCTCTCGATTCTTTCCCATTCCCTTGCTTCCCAATCCGATTTCGCCCTCACGATGTCCCTCCTCACCCGTCTCAATCACCATCGGAATGCGCTTCTCTATTCAAGCCCTATTATCACCATGcttattttctcttattgTAAGCAGCGGAAATTTAAGGAGGCCTTGAAGATTTTCCATTGGATGCTAAGACCAGGGTCGCCATGTAAGCCGGATGAGAGGGTTTATAAAACCCTAATCGCGGGACTGTGTAGGAAGGGTATGGTACTTGATGCTTTGAAGATTCTGAAGAACATGATTGACTCGAATTTGGTTCCGGATTACGATCTGAGGAGTTGGGTTTTTAGGTGTTTGCTGAGAGAAGCGATGATCGGCGAAGCAACAGAGTTGAGTGAAACTTTGAATTCCATTGGCGATCGGAATACCAGTGAGCATCTGAAAAAGGTGTCGGAATTGTTGGACGGTATCATCAACAATTGGATTGAATAG